The following coding sequences lie in one Kryptolebias marmoratus isolate JLee-2015 linkage group LG5, ASM164957v2, whole genome shotgun sequence genomic window:
- the rrm2b gene encoding ribonucleoside-diphosphate reductase subunit M2 B, protein MTPTVKRSSSQETGQLNNGVKEQYAECQSASETEDEPLLRENPRRFVIFPIQYPDIWKMYKQAQASFWTVEEVDLSKDLVHWHHLKPEEKHFISHVLAFFAASDGIVNENLVQRFSQEVQLPEARSFYSFQILIETVHSEMYSMLINTYIQDLKERDYLFNAVQTMPCVQRKADWALQWINDNKSTFGERLVAFAAVEGIFFSGSFAAIYWLKKRGLMPGLTYSNELISRDEGLHCNFACLLYSYLVKRPSEERIKEIINKAVSIEQEFLTEALPVDLIGINCTLMKQYIEFVADRLLADLGLEKVYNAENPFDFMESISLEGKTNFFEKRVAEYQRFGVMSSMMDCEFTLDADF, encoded by the exons ATGACGCCGACGGTGAAGAGGTCGTCCTCACAGGAAACTGGTCAACTAAAT AACGGCGTCAAAGAACAATATGCGGAGTGTCAAAGTGCTTCAGAGACCGAGGACGAACCTTTGCTCCGGGAGAACCCCAGGCGGTTCGTCATCTTTCCCATCCAGTATCCGGACATCTGGAAGATGTACAAGCAGGCACAGGCCTCTTTCTGGACAGTGGAGGAG gttgATCTATCCAAAGACTTGGTGCACTGGCACCATTTGAAGCCCGAGGAAAAGCACTTTATCTCCCACGTGTTAGCCTTCTTTGCTGCCAGTGATGGTATTGTCAACGAGAACCTG GTGCAAAGGTTCAGCCAGGAAGTTCAGCTCCCTGAAGCGCGTTCATTTTACAGCTTCCAGATCCTCATAGAGACAGTTCACTCAGAGATGTACAGCATGCTCATCAACACTTACATCCAAGACCTGAAGGAGAG gGACTATTTGTTCAACGCCGTTCAGACCATGCCCTGTGTCCAACGAAAAGCCGACTGGGCCCTCCAGTGGATAAATGACAACAAATCCACCTTTG GGGAGCGACTTGTGGCTTTTGCAGCTGTGGAGGGCATCTTCTTCTCGGGCTCTTTTGCTGCCATCTATTGGCTAAAGAAGAGAGGCCTCATGCCCGGCCTGACGTACTCCAATGAACTGATTAGCAGGGATGAG GGTCTGCACTGTAACTTTGCCTGCCTGCTGTACAGCTACCTGGTGAAAAGGCCATCAGAGGAGAGAATCAAAGAAATTATCAACAAAGCTGTTAGCATCGAACAg gAGTTTTTGACAGAAGCGCTTCCGGTGGATCTAATTGGGATCAACTGTACCCTCATGAAGCAGTACATAGAGTTTGTTGCTGACCGTCTCCTCGCTGATCTCGGTCTTGAGAAG gtttacaaTGCGGAAAATCCTTTTGACTTCATGGAGTCCATTTCTCTGGAgggaaaaacaaatttctttgaGAAAAGAGTTGCTGAGTATCAGAGATTTGGAGTCATGTCAAGCATGATGGACTGTGAATTCACTCTGGACGCAGACTTCTAA
- the LOC108239622 gene encoding nuclear transport factor 2-like: MACNKEIWQKIGEGFVLEYYNQFDNTNRMGLAHLYAPDACLTWEGSPFQGREAIGNKLVSLPFKRIKHIITEQDFQPTMDSCILIMVFGQLQADDDPPMAFHQVFMLKCQNSAWACTNDVFRLGVHNIPV; encoded by the exons ATGGCTTGCAACAAAGAAATATGGCAGAAGATTGGAGAAGGCTTTGTCCTCGAATATTATAACCAGTTTGACAATACCAACAGGATGGGACTTGCTCACCTTTAT GCTCCTGATGCCTGTTTGACCTGGGAAGGGTCACCGTTTCAAGGGAGAGAAGCCATTGGTAACAAACTAGTA AGCCTGCCTTTCAAGCGTATTAAACACATCATCACAGAGCAAGACTTCCAACCAACAATGGATTCTTGTATTCTTATCATGGTCTTTGGACAGCTGCAG GCCGATGATGATCCACCAATGGCCTTTCATCAAGTGTTTATGCTGAAGTGCCAAAACTCTGCATGGGCGTGTACAAATGATGTGTTTCGGCTGGGGGTGCACAATATCCCAGTGTAA
- the bloc1s4 gene encoding biogenesis of lysosome-related organelles complex 1 subunit 4, whose amino-acid sequence MEHHRVDRVGLLSPLEESSAEISTDSGIVSQSASSLSMVSDILSSGTVSQSPSFGAAAAANAVPLNPRLNEAAQLGTSDRRGSEQDDEVLRQTALEYSSYVKATAGEEVLCLEKSLEEMLTRVDEFVGMLDMIRNDTSQIVNENLPKIQQKSDEMRQIYRRIDKLEAFVKMVGANVSAMEEQVTQAEGELGTLPSAFKKILRTMTVPGFLNKQASPRRSAPHQHQHQEMPSVFRTDDYFTSQPEQ is encoded by the exons ATGGAGCACCACCGGGTCGACAGGGTGGGCCTTCTGTCCCCCCTGGAGGAGTCCAGCGCGGAAATAAGCACGGACAGCGGCATCGTGTCCCAGAGCGCGAGCAGCTTGTCCATGGTGAGCGACATCCTGAGCAGCGGGACCGTGTCGCAGAGCCCCAGCTTCGGAGCGGCGGCTGCAGCTAACGCTGTCCCCCTGAACCCGAGGCTGAACGAGGCGGCGCAGCTCGGGACAAGCGACCGGCGAGGCTCGGAGCAGGACGACGAAGTCCTGAGGCAGACAGCCCTGGAGTACTCCTCCTACGTGAAAGCGACAGCCGGAGAAGAG GTCCTGTGCTTGGAGAAAAGCTTGGAAGAAATGCTGACAAGAGTGGATGAGTTTGTGGGGATGCTGGATATG ATTCGTAATGATACCTCCCAAATAGTGAACGAAAATCTGCCAAAAATCCAACAGAAGTCTGATGAAATGAGACAGATATACAGAAGAATTGATAAATTAGAG GCCTTTGTAAAGATGGTGGGGGCCAACGTCAGTGCAATGGAGGAGCAGGTCACGCAGGCGGAGGGGGAGCTGGGAACGCTACCAAGCGCTTTTAAGAAGATCCTTCGCACAATGACAGTCCCGGGCTTCCTAAAT AAACAGGCCAGCCCACGACGATCAGCGCcgcatcagcatcagcatcaggAGATGCCCAGCGTGTTCCGGACAGACGATTATTTCACGTCACAGCCAGAACAGTGA